In the genome of Gemmatimonadota bacterium, the window GAAACGGCGATGGTCCGCCGGATTACCCGGGGGGTTGTTCCGATCCCGCGATCAAGGCCACCAGCGGCGATTCCGTCGCCTGTTGCTCGGGAGTGTGGCCGACAAGGTGGTCCGGGGTGCCGGAAAGCCAGTCTCGGTGTATCGCCCCGCCGTTGCGGCGGGGTGATTACTTTGGCGGGCGGGCAGGG includes:
- a CDS encoding universal stress protein produces the protein MFRSRDQGHQRRFRRLLLGSVADKVVRGAGKPVSVYRPAVAAG